CAGCAAAAATCCATTGAGCTGATTAGCGCCAACCTGCCGCTGCTGCTTAAGGGCGACCCAACCATCACCGTCGCGCCGCTTAGCTGGAAGAACGCCAAGGGCGAGTCAAACTTAAACCTTTCACTGTTCCTGAAGGATCCGCAGGGCGTCACCGGCCCGGCCAGGACGCCGGAAGAGCAGCTTGATCGCTATGTGAAATCACTCGATGCGAAGCTGGTTATTCCGATGCCGATGGCAACGGAGATGATGTCTCAGGTTGCACAGCTTGAGGGCTATAACGCGGAAGAGTCACAGAAGCTTGCCAGCCAGCAGATCAAAGGCCTGGCCGCTATGGGCCAGATGTTCCGCATCACCAAAGTGGACGGCGATAACATCACCACCAGCCTGCAGTACGGCAGCGGCAAAGCCGCTCTTAACGGCGAGCAGATGCCGCTGGGCGATCTGTTCAGCATGTTCGCGCTGCCGGCAGGAATGGGGGGACCCGCGCTGCAGGACAACGACAGCGATGCCGTTCCTCAGCCAGGGGACGAAGCGCCTGGAGATGATTCTTCTCCGGACGCCGAACCAGCTCCTCAGCAGTAAGCCTGACAAAAACCCCGCCTGCAGGCGGGGTTTTTAGCTTCTGGCGGGCATGATTAACTCATGCTGCTCCTGAAAGGTTAGTTTTTAATGGTGATTAAACGTGCGGGCATAATCTGATTGCTGAAGACAATGTCGCTTTCCTGGATACGCTGAAGAATACGCTGCGCCGCACTGCGGCCAATCTCCCTGGCGGGGGTTGTCACCCAGGTCATCGGCACATCGTCCAGATCCTCTTCGGTGACCTCGGCAAAGGCCGCCAGCGCAATATGCCTGTCGTAATAGCTGTCGACGCTGCCGCCGCCCATCTGCCAGCCCGCCCGCGTCAGGCCGAACCACGCCCCCATCGCTACGGTGCTGTTGTGGCAGACAACCGCGCTGAGGGTCGGGAAATTATGCAGCAGCTCGGTTATCGCGTCAGCCGCCTGCTTCTGGCTCGGTTCGCATTCAAGGATCCAGTCGCTGTGAAACGGCAGCCCATGCTGCATCAGCGTCGCACAAAAGCCGCCCAACCGCTCGGCGCGAGTCAGAGAGGAGCTGCGCCCGCCCAGCCACGCAATGCGCTGATGGCCGCGCTTAATCAGATGCTCGGTCACCATTTGCGCAGCCTGCATATTATCCGGCCGGATAATATCAACCTCATCCAGATAGCTCGCCCGCGAAGCAAAGACCAGCGGCAGTTTATTCTGCGCCGCCATTTCGCGTAGGTCGGCACCCTGTCCCGCCGCACCGGCAATAATAATGCCGTCAACGCCCTGGGCCACCAGCGTGTCAAAACAGCGCTGCATATGCTGCCCTTTGCTGCCGCTTTGGGTCAGAAACAGCAGCTGCCCCTGCTGCTCCAGCGCTTCCGTCAGCCCGGCGGTGAGTTCGGCGTAAAAAGGATTACACAGGTCCCTGACGATCAGGCCAATCACCCCGCTCTGCCCGCCGCGCAGCGAGGCCGCCTGACGATTACGCACGAAGCCTAACTTTTCGATAGCCTCATTCACCCGCTGACCGGTCGCGGCGGAGATCCTGCCCTTACCGCTGAGCACCAGCGATACCGTGGTCACCGATACGCCTGCGGCCTCGGCAACCTCGTTAATAGTGATTCTTTTGGTCAGCGTCGACATCGTCAGGTCAGATCCTCCGTGAATCGATAAATATAAAGATAAAACGTTTTACTAATGCTGGCATATTGAACGGCATTATGCGCGGTAATTCTGCGATCGCCCTCACGATAAACTTAGGTAAAACGTTTTATCATCGCCAAACTTCAGTTACTCAACATCTCATATTAACCGGGTTAAGGAGTCGTGATGGCGGCTAATACACCACAAAAAAAATCGCTGTGGGAATTTTTTCAAAACCTTGGCAAAACCTTTATGTTGCCGGTGGCGCTGCTCTCTTTCTGCGGCATTATGCTGGGCATCGGCAGTTCGCTGAGCAGCCATGATGTCATCACGGAGATCCCGTGGCTGGGTAACCCTGTATTGCAGCTGCTCTTCACCTGGATGAGCAAAATGGGCTCGTTCGCCTTCAGCTTCCTGCCGGTGATGTTCTGTATTGCTATTCCGCTTGGCCTGGCGCGTGAAAACAAAGGCGTTGCGGCTTTTGCCGGCTTCGTCGGCTATATGGTGATGAACCTGGCGGTTAACTTCTGGCTCACCGCCAAAGGCATTTTGCCAACCACTGACGCCGTGATTCTGAAGGCCAACAACATTCAAAGCGTGCTGGGCGTTCAGTCCATTGATACCGGTATTCTCGGGGCGGTCATTGCCGGGATCATCGTTTACCTGCTGCATGAGCGTTTCCACAACATTCGCCTGCCGGATGCGCTGGCATTCTTCGGCGGCACCCGTTTTGTGCCGATTATTACTACCGTAGTGATGGGCCTTGTCGGGCTGGTTATTCCGCTAATCTGGCCAATCTTTGCCGCCGGGATCAACGCTCTGGGTTATATGATCCACAGCGCTGGCGTATTTGGACCGATGATCTTCGGCACCGGCGAACGTCTGCTGCTGCCGTTTGGCCTGCAGCACATTCTGGTCGCCCTGATTCGCTTTACCGAAGCCGGCGGCACCATGGACGTCTGCGGCCATACAGTAAGCGGCGCGCTGACCATCTTCCAGGCCCAGTTAAGTTGCCCGACCACGCACGGCTTCTCTGAAAGCGCTACACAGTTCCTCTCTCAGGGTAAAATGCCGGCATTCCTTGGCGGCCTGCCTGGCGCCGCACTGGCAATGTACCACTGCGCACGCCCTGAGAACCGTCATAAAATTAAAGGGCTGCTGATCTCCGGTGTGATTGCCTGCGTTGTCGGCGGCACCACCGAGCCCATCGAGTTCCTGTTCCTGTTCGTCGCCCCGGTTCTGTATCTCATTCACGCGGTGCTGACGGGGATCGGCTTCACCATGATGTCGGTGCTGGGCGTTACCATCGGTAACACCGACGGCAACATTATCGACTTCTTCGTCTTTGGCGTGCTGCACGGCCTGTCGACCAAATGGTATATGGTGCCGGTCGTGGCGGCAGTCTGGTTTGCGGGTTACTACGCCATCTTCCGTTTCGCCATTACCCGCTTCAATATCAAAACCCCAGGTCGCGATATTGAAACCACCACGGCGGAAAAACCGATTATCGGCCAGCCCGGCAAGTCCGGCTATAATGTTCCGGCAATTCTGGCCGCCCTGGGCGGCAGCGATAACATTACCACGCTGGATAACTGCATCACCCGCCTGCGTCTTTCGGTAAAAGATATGTCGCTGGTAGATACCGCAGCCCTTAAGGCTAACCGCGCTATCGGCGTCGTGCAGCTCAACGAGCACAACCTCCAGGTCGTTATTGGGCCGCAGGTTCAGTCGGTAAAAGATGAGATGGTCGGCCTGATGCGAACCGTCGAGGCTTAATTCACCAAAGAGCGCTTCGGCGCTCTCTTTGCTGTGAGGCTTTATGTTTGATTTTTCTGTTCCGGTAGACCGCCATGGCACCTGGTGCACCCAGTGGGATTATGTGGCCGATCGCTTTGGTTCAGCCGACCTGCTGCCCTTCACCATCTCCGATATGGACTTCCCTACCGCCCCCTGCATCCTTGAAGCCCTGCAAAAACGACTGGCCCACGGGGTACTGGGCTACAGCCGCTGGAAGAACGAGGAGTTCCTCGGCGCCATCGCCCACTGGTACAGGCAGCGTTTCGCATGCTCCATTGACCCGGAAAGCGTGGTCTATGGCCCTTCCGTGATTTATATGGTTTCGCAGCTTATTCGACAGTGGTCACAGCCGGGCGAGAGCGTGCTTATTCACACGCCGGCCTACGATGCCTTCTATAAAGCGATAGAAGGCAATCAGCGTCAGGTTTTAAGCGCTCCGCTGCAAAAAACGGCGACCGGCTGGCAGTGTGATATGACAGAGCTGGAGGCGCTGCTTGCCCGCCCGGAATGCAAAATTATGCTGCTGTGCAGCCCGCATAACCCAACCGGAAAGGTCTGGACCCGCGCAGAGCTTGAGCTTATGGCTGAACTCTGCGAGCGCCACGACGTGCGGGTGATTAGCGATGAGATCCACATGGACATGGTCTGGGGTGAAAATCGCCATATTCCCTGGTGCGAGATCGGCAGCGGTCGCTGGGCGCTGTTCACCTCTGGCTCGAAAAGCTTCAACATCCCTGCGCTTACCGGCGCTTACGGGCTGATCGATGATGAAGAGGATCGCCAGCACTACCTTAGCGTGCTCAAAGGGCAGGATGGGCTCTCTTCTCCTGCTGTTTTGGCTATCGTCGCCCACATCGCCGCCTACCGCGAAGGCGAATCCTGGCTCGATGCGCTGCGAGACTACCTGACAAGCAACCTGCAGTTCGTGGCCGACAGGCTGAACCAGGCTTTCCCGGAGCTTAACTGGCAGCCACCGCAGTCCACCTACCTGGCCTGGATCGATTTACGCCCGCTTGGGCTGGACGATCGTGCGCTGCAGAAAGTGCTTATTGAGCAGCAGAAAGTCGCCATCATGCCGGGCTACACCTACGGCGTGGAGGGTAACGGTTTTATTCGCCTGAACGCCGGATGTCCGCGCGTCAAACTTGAAGCCGGCGTTGATCGGCTGCTCAATGGGATCCAATCCCTGCGGTAGACATAAAGGGGAGATGCTCCCCTTTTTCCTCTGGCGGCGTTCATCTCGCCGTCATCTTTCCGACACTCAACCGCCATACTATCTTCACCCGTTCCCCTTAAGCTCTTGTCGATTAAAAACAGGAGCTAATCATGCACGTTTTTTCCGGTGAAATTCCCTTCGGTCACGTTGTTCACTCCTTTTCCGTAGCAGCCAATACCCCGGCGATCAGCCTGACGGGCACCACGCTGCGCACCGGGCATCTGTATTGTTACATGTACGACAGCCGACGGCAGCTGCGGGCCTCGGTGATGCTGCAAAAACCGGAGAAAATACTGACAGTTTGCCCTGAATGGGCTTCAGTTGGCGCGCTGCCCGGTGAACTCCCGGCGGGAGAGTGGCAGCTGCATATCTATAACGTCATCGGCGAAAGCCGTTCGCCGCAGCCGATGAGCTACCGGCTAAACATCAGCTTTGAGGTACTCGCCGCCCCTGTCGATTTTGCCAGGCTGGACGTGCTGCGGCCCGACCATCAAATTAATTTTGACTACCAGCGCACCCTTAGCGATCGGCCGGGTTGGTATCGCGGCGATCTACACGGGCATACCACCCTTTCTGACGGCAATAACACGCTGCCGGAGGCGCTGGACATCATGGCGGAACAGGGGCTGGATTTCTTTTTCCTGACAGAACACAACCTTTCCCACGCCTGCTTTCCACGTCACGACAGCGTGCTGCTGTTACCCGGCATCGAAGTCACCGCCGATAAAGGCCACCTGAACGTTCATGGCCCAGCCGCCACGCTGAATATGTACCACGCCGACTACAGCAGCCGAGGACTCCTCGCTCAAGGCATTGCGCTCAAGCGCCCGGAAAGCGTGCTGAGCGTGAACCATGCCATGCTGCATCCATGGAGCTGGCTATATGACGACATGCCGCTGGCGGAGATTGACGTGCTGGAAGTGCTCAACGATCCGACCTGGAAAAATGCCTCTGTCGCCAATGAGCAGGTCGTTGAGATATTCAGTGCGCTGTGGAACGCCGGGCATCGTATCTACGCCGTCGGCGGCAGCGATTGCCATATGCAGCCTCATGAGCGCTACCCGCAGGCAACTGAGCCCTCAATATATGGCGATCCGAGCACTTATGTTTACGCTTCGGCGCTCAGCGGGGAAGCCATTCTTGCGGCCATTAAAAAGGGACATTGTTATTTTGAGCGACGCTGTGGTCTGAACTTTAGCCTGAATGACGGCGCGTTGCTGCCAGGTGATGCCGCCGATGGACAGCAGATTGTCCTGACCGTTGCGGTAAAAGACCCCGAACAGCGCTACACGCTTCAGGTGGTATCGGATGCGGGCATCCTGGCAGAGCACGCCCTTGAGACTACGCCGCAGAATATACGCTGCGATATGACACAGCATGCCTGGGTTCGCTGGGATATCCGCCGCAGCAACGGCACGTTAGAAGGGATGATCAACCCGGTGTATTGCGCGCAGCATCGGCTGTTTCAGTCGCCCGCGGGCGCTACCTGGGGAGAGGTCACCGGTCAGCTGGCGTTTCCCCGTAGCGCCGAAGAGGGATGATTTTCTGCGCTTTCGTAGGGAAAGTTCACGGTTTTGTAAAATTTTGAAATTATTTAAACTGAATATTTAGTCATTCTGCTTTGCATAAAACCGCTAAAAGCGACGAAAATGCTCGTTCATCATAGTCATAGAAAACAGACCCGGTGACGCCCCTGCCTCCCGGGTCTTTTTGTTGTTCAGAGAGAGACCAGCATGAGTTTATCTTCCGGCCACGCCTCGCAGCAGGCGATCCCTCCCGGCTCCGGTGCATTATTCTTCATCCAGATGTTCGCGACCCTCGGCTTCGCGGTTCTGTACTCCACCCTGGTCCTGTACGTGACGAAACGCCTCGGCTTCAGCGATGGCCAGGCCGATGCCATGATGGGTATCTTCGGCGCATTTAACTACGGGCTACACCTTTTCGGCGGCTGCCTCGGCGGGCGCTATCTCAGTAACCGCAACCTGTTTGTTCTGGGTATGCTTCTGCAGGTAGCAGGCTGTTACCTGAT
This region of Cedecea lapagei genomic DNA includes:
- a CDS encoding CehA/McbA family metallohydrolase — translated: MHVFSGEIPFGHVVHSFSVAANTPAISLTGTTLRTGHLYCYMYDSRRQLRASVMLQKPEKILTVCPEWASVGALPGELPAGEWQLHIYNVIGESRSPQPMSYRLNISFEVLAAPVDFARLDVLRPDHQINFDYQRTLSDRPGWYRGDLHGHTTLSDGNNTLPEALDIMAEQGLDFFFLTEHNLSHACFPRHDSVLLLPGIEVTADKGHLNVHGPAATLNMYHADYSSRGLLAQGIALKRPESVLSVNHAMLHPWSWLYDDMPLAEIDVLEVLNDPTWKNASVANEQVVEIFSALWNAGHRIYAVGGSDCHMQPHERYPQATEPSIYGDPSTYVYASALSGEAILAAIKKGHCYFERRCGLNFSLNDGALLPGDAADGQQIVLTVAVKDPEQRYTLQVVSDAGILAEHALETTPQNIRCDMTQHAWVRWDIRRSNGTLEGMINPVYCAQHRLFQSPAGATWGEVTGQLAFPRSAEEG
- the malX gene encoding maltose/glucose-specific PTS transporter subunit IIBC, encoding MAANTPQKKSLWEFFQNLGKTFMLPVALLSFCGIMLGIGSSLSSHDVITEIPWLGNPVLQLLFTWMSKMGSFAFSFLPVMFCIAIPLGLARENKGVAAFAGFVGYMVMNLAVNFWLTAKGILPTTDAVILKANNIQSVLGVQSIDTGILGAVIAGIIVYLLHERFHNIRLPDALAFFGGTRFVPIITTVVMGLVGLVIPLIWPIFAAGINALGYMIHSAGVFGPMIFGTGERLLLPFGLQHILVALIRFTEAGGTMDVCGHTVSGALTIFQAQLSCPTTHGFSESATQFLSQGKMPAFLGGLPGAALAMYHCARPENRHKIKGLLISGVIACVVGGTTEPIEFLFLFVAPVLYLIHAVLTGIGFTMMSVLGVTIGNTDGNIIDFFVFGVLHGLSTKWYMVPVVAAVWFAGYYAIFRFAITRFNIKTPGRDIETTTAEKPIIGQPGKSGYNVPAILAALGGSDNITTLDNCITRLRLSVKDMSLVDTAALKANRAIGVVQLNEHNLQVVIGPQVQSVKDEMVGLMRTVEA
- a CDS encoding Mal regulon transcriptional regulator MalI; this encodes MSTLTKRITINEVAEAAGVSVTTVSLVLSGKGRISAATGQRVNEAIEKLGFVRNRQAASLRGGQSGVIGLIVRDLCNPFYAELTAGLTEALEQQGQLLFLTQSGSKGQHMQRCFDTLVAQGVDGIIIAGAAGQGADLREMAAQNKLPLVFASRASYLDEVDIIRPDNMQAAQMVTEHLIKRGHQRIAWLGGRSSSLTRAERLGGFCATLMQHGLPFHSDWILECEPSQKQAADAITELLHNFPTLSAVVCHNSTVAMGAWFGLTRAGWQMGGGSVDSYYDRHIALAAFAEVTEEDLDDVPMTWVTTPAREIGRSAAQRILQRIQESDIVFSNQIMPARLITIKN
- a CDS encoding MalY/PatB family protein translates to MFDFSVPVDRHGTWCTQWDYVADRFGSADLLPFTISDMDFPTAPCILEALQKRLAHGVLGYSRWKNEEFLGAIAHWYRQRFACSIDPESVVYGPSVIYMVSQLIRQWSQPGESVLIHTPAYDAFYKAIEGNQRQVLSAPLQKTATGWQCDMTELEALLARPECKIMLLCSPHNPTGKVWTRAELELMAELCERHDVRVISDEIHMDMVWGENRHIPWCEIGSGRWALFTSGSKSFNIPALTGAYGLIDDEEDRQHYLSVLKGQDGLSSPAVLAIVAHIAAYREGESWLDALRDYLTSNLQFVADRLNQAFPELNWQPPQSTYLAWIDLRPLGLDDRALQKVLIEQQKVAIMPGYTYGVEGNGFIRLNAGCPRVKLEAGVDRLLNGIQSLR